The DNA sequence GccataaatttaaaggtcAAGTAacacttaatttaattcaaacatGTCGATTTTCGACAGCTCAGTTGATTACTCCACCGTTctacaataattgtcactctttttttCGGTCCGTCTCATATtaattgtcacatttcatttttatcttaaatgGTAAATGGGttcatattccattattttttttaattaatttttctttacattttctaaaatctgtGGTCGTAGcaagaatgaaaattattgtggaaaagagggagtatttaattagacGAGTCTTTTTAAGACAAATTTGATCCATTTTAGGAGGGTTTACTTTAAACAATTCTTGAATCTAAGATTGAATATTGTAAAgcttaaattttgatttatttaaggATTGTTCACTTTGCAAAATATAACgaatctataaaaaaaatcaaagtttaACATTTTCAATTAGAGTAGGTAGTAATTACACTTGTTAagctaataaataaaaacatcaaatgttaaattgtgttttttataattcCAAATTAAACTTATTTAGTTACTGTTACTCTCTGAGCGAGAAGGAAAGCGAGAGGGGAGAGAGTGAAGCTGAGCTGAGCTGAGCTGCTTCTTCCATGGCGACGGTGCTTGAGAAAGAGATATCCTCCATTAAGAAGCTCGGGCAGTGAAATCACTTCGAATTTTGCAGGCAAGTACTGTTGATTGTTCACTATGATTGCAATTGTGCGTAGGAATCTCTCGTTATTGTCGAACCCTAATTCATTTCTCTGCAACTCAAATGCTCATTCCTCTCCCTCAATCCACTTCTTTTCCACTCGGAGGATCAAAAGAATATTAATCCCTAGCCCTGAAATCTGCGATGTTTTGGTCAATAAACACCAATTTTCTCCTGAATTGGCCTCGCTAGCTTCGTCGCGTTTACCTAAATTCAGAGACCCCCAAAGAGCTGATTCAGTGCTTTCGTTCCTCAAAGAGAATATCTTTACGACTGCTCAGCTGCAGAAATTAGTGATATATGATCCTCGGATTCTAGGGTTTACAATTGAGCGTTTCGAATCCagattcaaggtgttccaaaACTTGGGGCTTTCTTCTGAGGAGATTGCCAAGATGATTTCACACGGTCCTGCGATTATACATTCAAGCATGGAGAACAGGATTAATCCTAGATTATCGATACTAAAGGGCTTGATCGGATCTAACGACGATGTGGCCCGGTTTTTGAAAAGATGCCCTTGGCTTCTTGTAACTGATTTAGAGAGAAGCTTAATCCCGAATGTGGAAATCGTGAAGAGCACCGGGATACCAATGGAGCGCGTCCTTCACTTAGTCTACGCTTCCCCAAGAGGTTTCTTGATCAAACCGGATATCATGAGGAAATCTGTAGACAAGGCTATAGAAATCGGGGTGCCTCACAATTCGGTTGTTTTTATCTATGCTGTCGGTGTATTTAACTATACGAGCCAAGGGATGTGGGAGGTCAAGCTGGAAACTCTTCGCAATTTGGGATTTTCTGATAAGGATATACTCAAAATATTTAGGACGCACCCTCATGTTTTCTCGGCATCTGGaaacaaattgaagaaaaaagtagagctTCTGCTTGCTACCGGGAAGTACAGTGTATCCAATATTGCCGCATCTCCATCTGCACTTGGGTGCAGTGTCGAGAAGAGGATTGAACCGCGGATGCAGATTCTTAAACTTTTGGAGAGTAGGAATCTGATTGAAAAGTGGCCATGTCTTTCAGCTGTTCTCAAACCTAGAGATGAAGAATTTATGGAGAAATTTGTTAGGCCTTATTATGACGAGATTGGTGAAGAACTCATCACACAAAGATCTATGTTATGAGCCGGAAGAGATGAATCTATAAGAACCGATGCTTGAAGAACTCGTACGTAGTAGTAGAAGTATTAATTCTTCCTTGTGCTCAAcatattatttgatcaatCTTGCCAAACATATTCTATtagaatatgaaaattttatttctcatatGTTAGTAATGCTCCCTGTCTCCGAGTCTTCTTTCTGAATTGGTTCCTGTTACTCTGTTAGTAATACTAATCTCTAATCTTGATCTGTTTTTGGTTTCTGTAGATCTCTCTATGTTATGTATAGCAATTTTTCAaagttatttcttttttaatcaatAGAAGCCTATCAACCTGGCTAGTTGCAATATACCTATGGAGCGTATCCTTCACTTACTCCATTTTTGCCTGAGATGTCTATTGGTGAGGCCTGATGTGTTATGGAGAAATCTATAGACAAGGCCATGAGGTTCAGGGTCTCCCGGACTTCACTTCTTTCATCGATGTTATCAATGTTTTTGCTCACACGAGCGAAGGGATCATGGAAGTCAATCGGAAAGTCCTCCTTGATTTGGGGTTTTCAACTTATGATATGATGAAATTCCTTAGGCAGACACCGTTGCTGTTTTCTTCATCCATGGAGAAAACGAAGAGGGTTGTGGAACTTCTGCTTGCTACCGGGAAGTACTGTATCACCAATATCGTAGCTAACCCAATGAAACTCATGTGCAGCATTGAGAAGAGGCTTGTGTCGCGCTGCAAATTATGGGACTCCAGGAAAGTAGGAATCTTATTGAAAAGTGGCCCGGTCTTTCAAGAGTTTCTGCATTTACGAATGATAAGTTTTTTGACACATTTGGTAAACCTTATTACGTTCTAGCTTATGCTCTCTGTTGCGAACTAATCTTGACACGATCCTTGCTTCCTTGATTCTTGAAGTTCTGCAAATTACGACTACTACTTTTGTCGATATGGTTATTTTACAGTGGAAAAACTTGTGTTGTGGAAGACTCCATCAAGATTCGAAGTGCATAACTTCTACTGATTCGAGTTTTGAGATTGGCTACGTACACATGTTCTATAGAATTTCTTGTAAATAtgatgtttcattttttcagaATGTTTCTGTGACACTGTTGCTTTCTAAATGATGAATGCCATACTGTTCTGATCTTTCTTATACGATCTCGAACTCTATATATTAGATGCCTAGATAAATGAATAagttacatatttttttagttcgtGAACATGAGGCTGTTacaattacaaaatttgaaaaatttgatttgtttagggagtgtcataaattttaaaggtCAAGTAAcagttaatttaatttaaacatgtTGATTTTCGAGAGCTCAGTTGATTATTTAA is a window from the Salvia hispanica cultivar TCC Black 2014 chromosome 1, UniMelb_Shisp_WGS_1.0, whole genome shotgun sequence genome containing:
- the LOC125200744 gene encoding uncharacterized protein LOC125200744, with protein sequence MIAIVRRNLSLLSNPNSFLCNSNAHSSPSIHFFSTRRIKRILIPSPEICDVLVNKHQFSPELASLASSRLPKFRDPQRADSVLSFLKENIFTTAQLQKLVIYDPRILGFTIERFESRFKVFQNLGLSSEEIAKMISHGPAIIHSSMENRINPRLSILKGLIGSNDDVARFLKRCPWLLVTDLERSLIPNVEIVKSTGIPMERVLHLVYASPRGFLIKPDIMRKSVDKAIEIGVPHNSVVFIYAVGVFNYTSQGMWEVKLETLRNLGFSDKDILKIFRTHPHVFSASGNKLKKKVELLLATGKYSVSNIAASPSALGCSVEKRIEPRMQILKLLESRNLIEKWPCLSAVLKPRDEEFMEKFVRPYYDEIGEELITQRSML